GGTGGTTGCCGATGAGCACCGACTCGCCACCGACGCGGGCCTGCGCACCGAGTCCCGCCAGCGCCTGGAAGCCGTCGACTGCGGGTGGCGTCACACCGTCCTGCTGAGCGCGGCGGAGAATCGCACGCGCCAGGGGGTGTTCGGACCGTGTCTCGAGACCGGCGGCCAGCCGCAGAACCTCTGCCGCGCCGACGCCGCTCACCGGCAGCACCTCCACCACCTCGGGCCGCCCTCGCGTGAGCGTCCCGGTCTTGTCGAAGGCGACAGCGCGGATCGCCGCCGTTCGTTCGAGGTGTACGCCGCCTTTGATGAGCACGCCGTTTCGTGCAGCCGCGGCGAGCGCCGAGACGATGGAGACCGGCGTCGAGATGACCAGCGCGCAGGGGCAGGAGATCACAAGCAGCACGAGCGCCCGGTACAGCCACGGCGTCACGGGCTGACCCGCCACCAGCGGCGGGAGCACGGCAACCGCGGCGGCGACGATCAGCACGGCCGGCGTGTAGACACGTGCGAAGCGCTCGACGAACGCCTGCGCCGGTGCTCGCTGCGCCTGCGCAGATTCGACGAGGCCGATGATCCGCGCCATGGTCGTGTCGCGGCGCAGCCTCGTGACGCGCACCTCGACGGCCCCCTGCCCGTTGATCGTCCCGGCGAACACTTCGTCTCCAGCGCGCTTCTCGACCGGGAACGACTCGCCGGTGATCGGCGCCTGGTTCACATCCGTCTCGCCGGTCAGCACCGCGCCATCGAGTGGTATCTTCTCCCCGGGACGGACGACCATCACGTCGCCAAGACGAAGATCGTCCACCCTGATTCGCTGGTCCGATCCGTTTCTCCTGACCAACGCCTCGGCCGGTGCGAGTTCCATGAGCGCGCGTATCGCGTGGCGGGCGCGGTCCATGCTGCGCGTTTCGAGCCACTGCGCGAGGGCGAAGAGGAAGATGACCGCCGCGCCCTCGGACCACTCGCCGATGATGACCGCCCCGGTCACCGCCACCAGCATGAGAACGTTGATATCGAGGGACACGGACCGCGCGGCAATCAGGGCACGGCGGGCCGTGAGCGCGCCGCCTGCGACGATCGAGACGCCGTATGCCGGAAGGACCGCCAGATCCGGCAGCCCCGCGAAGTGCATCAGGAGACCTGCGCCGCACGCGAGGCCGGAGACGACGACCAGGCGCACGCGGTGGGCTTGCACGTCAGACGGCTGCTCCTTCGGCTGTTCGTGCTCCAGCCACGCGCGCATGCCGGTTGCGGCCACCGCGTCAACCAAGTCGGCTGCCGAAAGCCGCGCCGCGTCGTAGGTCACCTGGAGCCGCTGGTGCAGGACGTCGGCGGACAGCGCTTCGAGGCCCGGCAGGTGCCTGAGGCGTCTCTCGAGAATCGCGACCTCCTCGTGGCAGTCCATTCCCTCGATCCGATAGACGGATTCGGTGTGAACCTCGCAGACCGAACAGGTATCCCGGATCATCGCGGTCATCGTCTCTCCGTCCGTGGGGACTTGGGGTCGGGACGCTCTTCCGGCGCCGCTGACATATTCGTCATTACAGAACCGTCGGCCCGGCGGATAGATTGTCCCGACCCCGACCATCGCCGCTCGTTCAGCGTCTCTTACTGGGATGCGGTCCAGGGGCCGGGTTGCGACTACAGGGCGGCGATCGCCTGATTGAGTTTCTGGTAGTCGGGCTCGCTGCCGGGCGTCGCGGTCACCTCCGAGTACCGGACGACACCGTCCCGGTCGAGGACGAAGACGGCGCGCTTTGCGACACCCTTCAGGCCGACCAGATCGTCCAGGTACACGCCGTACGCTTTGATGACGTCCTTGTTGAAGTCGCTCAGTAACGGAAAGTTCAGGCCGTTCTGCTGCCCGAAGACCTTCAGCGTGAAGGGGGTGTCGATGCTGATGCCGTACACCTGCGCGTTTGCCTTGTTCAGCTGGGCGAGCTGATCGCGGAACGTGCACATTTCCTTCGTGCAGACGGAT
Above is a window of Vicinamibacterales bacterium DNA encoding:
- a CDS encoding heavy metal translocating P-type ATPase, whose product is MTAMIRDTCSVCEVHTESVYRIEGMDCHEEVAILERRLRHLPGLEALSADVLHQRLQVTYDAARLSAADLVDAVAATGMRAWLEHEQPKEQPSDVQAHRVRLVVVSGLACGAGLLMHFAGLPDLAVLPAYGVSIVAGGALTARRALIAARSVSLDINVLMLVAVTGAVIIGEWSEGAAVIFLFALAQWLETRSMDRARHAIRALMELAPAEALVRRNGSDQRIRVDDLRLGDVMVVRPGEKIPLDGAVLTGETDVNQAPITGESFPVEKRAGDEVFAGTINGQGAVEVRVTRLRRDTTMARIIGLVESAQAQRAPAQAFVERFARVYTPAVLIVAAAVAVLPPLVAGQPVTPWLYRALVLLVISCPCALVISTPVSIVSALAAAARNGVLIKGGVHLERTAAIRAVAFDKTGTLTRGRPEVVEVLPVSGVGAAEVLRLAAGLETRSEHPLARAILRRAQQDGVTPPAVDGFQALAGLGAQARVGGESVLIGNHRLFEQRGLCSPAIDRSLEVLGRQGRTAVLVARRDQTVGIIAMADQARVSGRGAIQALRESGIGRIVLLTGDNAGTAQAVAEELGVDEFLAELLPADKVEAVAALRARYGLVAMVGDGVNDAPALAAADVGIAMGAACSDAALETADVALMADDLLRVPYLLRLGRDTVGNVKANIVFAIGLKAVFLALAVAGVATLWMAVVADMGASLIVIANGLRLLRHN
- a CDS encoding peroxiredoxin — encoded protein: MAAEVGSKAPTFSLKNQDLQDVTVGGVGTRNTVLAFFPAAFTSVCTKEMCTFRDQLAQLNKANAQVYGISIDTPFTLKVFGQQNGLNFPLLSDFNKDVIKAYGVYLDDLVGLKGVAKRAVFVLDRDGVVRYSEVTATPGSEPDYQKLNQAIAAL